From the genome of Candidatus Nitrosocosmicus oleophilus, one region includes:
- a CDS encoding HdeD family acid-resistance protein, translated as MQTSESQPWLRMLQIVLGGICILLSLVILAYIGPAILTIILILSVVLLIIGIERIAVGIAMPTSSKGSRYANIGIGLLVIAFSVVLMQFPVFTSAVLVVLAAIALLINGIARIIQGITFKSLGSSRAFSIGVGVLCVTVSILVIAQPVSFGLVLFAIMISIAFLISGIEMMVSGISGKERFTRTISSS; from the coding sequence TTGCAAACTTCCGAGTCTCAGCCTTGGCTTAGAATGCTTCAGATCGTATTAGGCGGAATATGCATATTGTTATCCCTCGTTATTTTAGCATACATTGGTCCTGCAATATTGACAATTATTTTGATTCTTTCGGTGGTTTTGCTGATCATCGGAATTGAAAGGATAGCTGTTGGGATTGCTATGCCTACATCTTCCAAAGGATCACGCTACGCTAATATTGGAATTGGTCTGCTGGTGATAGCCTTTTCTGTTGTACTTATGCAATTCCCCGTATTCACATCAGCGGTTTTAGTTGTTTTGGCTGCAATCGCCTTACTCATAAATGGTATTGCGAGGATAATACAGGGTATAACATTCAAGTCTTTAGGTTCGTCGAGAGCTTTTAGTATAGGCGTAGGAGTTCTCTGTGTTACAGTGTCTATTCTGGTGATAGCACAACCAGTGTCTTTTGGGTTGGTTCTATTCGCTATTATGATCTCTATTGCATTTCTAATAAGCGGAATAGAGATGATGGTATCGGGAATATCTGGTAAAGAACGATTTACAAGAACTATCTCTTCATCTTAA
- a CDS encoding multicopper oxidase family protein — protein MIHRIGSSVNTFGLLSTFSISMFVLIMMFAFDHSNLNAFAQNQSLPFSDIYSDQVLGKINDKDHLAEMNFSKPVDVYSKDGVLKTTLVADYKIGKVDNKTTTAMVYNGSLVGPAFHVYPGDRVEIDLVNNLRESTNLHFHGLHVSPGNTSDNIFLDVQPGKTLHYILDIPKDHEPGTNWYHSHLHMLSYGQVSGGLSGLFIIEGLEELLPEPLQNITHQTIAIKDFPFDNLWVTTHDLSNTMSGHESLTVNGEVNPTINITSGETQLWRLANIGSENEYIIKLPGNTFHVIAEDGSPVWEVWNNDSLFFPSGKRFDVLVTANGSGFLPLGVPPNPFTAPYDSHVATVNIQGNQTNEKPADILPTSLIPRSDLSNATIAEHRVLNFSSNDRDYIYKINNKTFDVNRTDFKPKLGTVEEWKLVNLDKISSGNIHPFHIHINDFQVMSVNGQPYNAHGLQDTVMIPTEGDVVIRIPFDDFVGKSVFHCHLMFHGDFGMMGIFEVVK, from the coding sequence ATGATCCACCGAATAGGATCCTCCGTTAATACCTTTGGATTGTTATCCACCTTTTCCATCTCCATGTTTGTTTTGATAATGATGTTTGCATTTGATCATTCGAATCTTAATGCTTTCGCTCAAAATCAATCCTTGCCTTTTTCTGATATTTATAGCGACCAAGTGTTAGGAAAAATAAATGATAAAGATCATTTGGCTGAAATGAACTTTTCAAAGCCTGTAGACGTATACAGTAAAGACGGAGTTTTGAAAACTACACTGGTTGCAGATTATAAGATAGGTAAAGTGGACAACAAGACAACCACTGCAATGGTATACAATGGTTCTCTCGTGGGGCCCGCTTTCCATGTTTATCCTGGAGACAGAGTGGAGATTGATTTGGTAAACAATCTCAGAGAGTCTACCAACCTCCATTTCCATGGACTTCATGTGTCTCCTGGAAATACATCTGATAATATATTTCTGGATGTTCAGCCTGGCAAAACGCTGCACTATATTCTAGATATTCCAAAAGATCATGAACCGGGCACGAATTGGTATCATTCACATTTGCATATGCTTTCTTATGGACAAGTTTCGGGAGGCCTGTCTGGGTTGTTCATTATTGAAGGTTTAGAAGAGTTATTGCCAGAGCCATTACAGAATATCACACATCAAACCATTGCCATAAAGGATTTTCCATTTGACAATCTATGGGTAACTACGCATGATTTGAGTAACACAATGTCAGGCCATGAAAGCCTAACCGTTAACGGGGAAGTCAATCCTACCATCAACATTACATCAGGCGAGACCCAGTTATGGCGCCTGGCCAACATCGGTTCTGAGAATGAATATATAATTAAACTCCCAGGCAATACATTCCATGTTATCGCAGAAGATGGAAGCCCGGTTTGGGAGGTGTGGAATAATGATAGTCTTTTCTTTCCCTCTGGTAAACGGTTTGATGTATTGGTGACTGCCAACGGTAGCGGGTTTCTTCCATTAGGAGTTCCTCCTAACCCCTTTACTGCACCGTATGATTCACATGTTGCGACTGTGAATATACAAGGTAACCAAACCAATGAAAAACCTGCCGATATCCTTCCAACAAGCTTAATTCCAAGGAGTGACCTCAGTAATGCCACCATCGCTGAACATAGAGTCCTTAATTTCTCATCAAACGATAGAGATTATATCTACAAGATAAATAACAAAACATTTGATGTCAACAGAACAGACTTTAAACCTAAACTTGGAACTGTAGAGGAGTGGAAGTTAGTAAACCTTGATAAAATCTCATCTGGCAACATTCATCCGTTTCATATTCATATAAATGATTTTCAGGTAATGTCAGTTAATGGTCAGCCTTATAACGCACACGGATTACAAGATACAGTTATGATTCCAACTGAAGGCGATGTGGTCATTCGAATCCCATTTGATGATTTTGTGGGAAAATCTGTCTTTCACTGCCACCTGATGTTTCATGGAGACTTTGGCATGATGGGGATCTTTGAGGTCGTTAAATAG
- a CDS encoding MEDS domain-containing protein: protein MTGADLDSSLVRSSNHILAIYLNSGEKLDAAFRFLHDGLLNNEAVLLITDEITKEDAITRMEKDYAGFDVLDLLERGVISIKSTGQCHLIDDYFDGNRTQIKWKKDAVGSLLNSFFIENSSRKGKVSGLRAFGDTKSFFNKDKRSSNEKTPFSFIDNLVEYECSLKKRFPFPLKVICAYEEADIVQLSNLEFKSLLKHHGVFHKDSIKELAYPLQNAHIMLLYNNQQDLNDAYITYINEGLAQGQLCVFASVLLQNNDFLKDISSRIINFEENVQNENLMLVDMAKYYIQAMMDNLQEFDNLKNKLMDKVRNDIKRNDKHVRLIDDCSEFLFKNKHFEECINLENWIHQKRFEGSVLCPYSKSLFDQFPYCYYLFRVFHSDDIVIDSRGNFLLDYVRNSEHQSKLISYMMKRMDIFNVGLNGE, encoded by the coding sequence TTGACTGGTGCTGACCTTGATTCTTCCTTGGTAAGATCCTCTAATCATATCCTAGCTATATATCTTAATAGTGGAGAGAAATTAGATGCTGCATTCAGATTCTTACACGATGGGCTCTTGAATAATGAAGCCGTTTTGTTGATAACTGACGAGATAACAAAGGAGGATGCAATTACACGCATGGAAAAGGATTACGCCGGGTTCGATGTCTTAGATCTATTAGAGAGGGGGGTAATTTCCATAAAATCAACTGGTCAATGTCATCTTATAGATGATTATTTTGATGGTAACAGGACTCAGATCAAATGGAAAAAGGATGCGGTAGGATCACTATTAAATAGTTTCTTTATAGAAAATTCATCAAGAAAAGGAAAAGTTAGTGGACTGAGGGCATTTGGCGACACCAAATCTTTCTTTAATAAGGATAAAAGATCAAGCAATGAAAAGACTCCTTTTAGTTTTATTGATAATCTTGTAGAATATGAATGCTCTTTGAAAAAGCGTTTTCCGTTTCCATTGAAAGTTATTTGTGCATATGAGGAAGCAGACATAGTTCAGCTTAGCAATCTGGAATTTAAATCACTCTTAAAACATCATGGAGTATTTCATAAAGATAGTATCAAGGAACTCGCTTACCCTTTACAAAATGCGCATATCATGTTATTATATAATAATCAACAGGACTTGAATGATGCCTACATCACATATATCAATGAAGGTTTGGCTCAAGGTCAGCTATGTGTTTTTGCCTCTGTTCTTCTACAAAACAATGATTTCTTAAAAGATATTTCCTCGAGAATAATAAATTTTGAAGAAAATGTACAGAATGAGAATCTGATGCTGGTCGATATGGCCAAATACTACATTCAAGCGATGATGGATAACCTACAGGAGTTTGACAATCTTAAGAATAAGTTGATGGATAAAGTTAGAAACGATATAAAGAGAAATGATAAACATGTTCGACTTATCGATGATTGCAGTGAGTTTCTCTTCAAAAACAAACACTTTGAAGAATGTATTAACTTAGAAAATTGGATACACCAAAAACGATTTGAAGGTTCGGTCCTTTGCCCTTATTCAAAATCTTTGTTTGATCAGTTTCCTTATTGCTATTATCTTTTTAGGGTTTTCCACAGCGATGATATAGTTATTGATTCACGTGGTAATTTTCTCCTTGACTATGTAAGGAATTCTGAGCATCAATCTAAACTTATTTCCTATATGATGAAAAGAATGGATATCTTTAATGTGGGGTTGAATGGAGAGTGA
- a CDS encoding MEDS domain-containing protein — protein MSTPTQDPKKYPFNENKVEHDIKITNLYAANKKKISILVFDTDPDIQYLYQEYMKVISPHVSCTIADDIEKMIFGNDSLNVNKFNPPQKSNFDTIIVDVNVGDYDIIRAVKKILQNIPKQKIVFTTTADLHIIKNEMICQGLVSGVVILRKPFSFSDLLAVISPTKDKFAKLKLTDHVLASYNSMQEELTDAVDFIKKGVDSDELNLLLIRNDMDIENTICTLRSKGLSNVDTLIEDESLIIIRNSKWYIPDGRVDVPRIMNQWDALVNRSIQQKKIGLRAFCMMDCFFENGFSSELVDYECNLPSQFQIPIIPLCAYRQMDLDCLTEKDKKRLIECHNHMIICE, from the coding sequence GTGAGTACGCCAACACAGGATCCAAAAAAATACCCATTTAATGAAAATAAAGTCGAGCATGACATAAAAATAACCAATTTATACGCTGCAAATAAGAAAAAGATCAGTATCCTTGTCTTTGATACGGATCCTGATATTCAATATCTTTACCAAGAATATATGAAGGTCATATCACCTCATGTTTCATGTACTATTGCAGACGATATTGAGAAAATGATTTTTGGTAATGATAGTTTAAATGTCAACAAATTCAACCCTCCTCAAAAATCTAACTTCGACACTATCATTGTTGATGTTAATGTTGGTGACTATGATATAATTAGAGCTGTCAAGAAAATACTTCAGAATATACCTAAACAAAAAATAGTCTTTACAACAACGGCAGACCTTCATATAATAAAAAATGAAATGATTTGTCAAGGTTTAGTATCTGGTGTAGTTATACTACGAAAGCCATTTAGTTTTTCAGATTTACTCGCAGTTATATCTCCTACTAAGGACAAATTTGCTAAACTGAAATTGACAGACCATGTCTTGGCTTCTTATAACTCTATGCAGGAAGAATTAACGGATGCGGTAGATTTCATTAAGAAAGGCGTTGATTCAGACGAATTAAATCTGCTTTTGATAAGAAATGATATGGACATTGAAAATACTATTTGTACCTTACGATCAAAAGGATTATCAAACGTTGATACTTTGATAGAAGATGAATCTCTTATTATTATTAGGAATTCAAAGTGGTATATTCCAGATGGCAGAGTCGACGTACCTAGAATAATGAATCAGTGGGATGCTTTAGTAAACCGATCAATACAGCAAAAGAAAATAGGCCTAAGGGCATTTTGTATGATGGATTGTTTTTTCGAAAATGGGTTTTCATCAGAGCTTGTAGATTATGAGTGTAATTTGCCTTCACAATTTCAGATACCTATTATTCCGTTATGTGCATATCGACAGATGGATTTAGACTGTTTAACGGAGAAAGATAAAAAGAGATTGATTGAATGTCATAATCATATGATCATTTGCGAATAA
- a CDS encoding IS5-like element ISThar1 family transposase: MIDWPSYNRSLVQRGEILFSYDFLDGWGSEIENMNINKKGKPFVFPDSFILAIGYIRYLFHLPYRQTQGIIKATGKRLPANPPSYGHICKRINKLNIDIKRDKMDDDDDLIISIDSTGIKITTRGQWMDEKWNTQNRKGYLKIHVAVDIKTRKIIALEVTDEKVHDGKMLKKLVNHVLDSREPNTVKIKSVLADGAYDSNPNFVYLEDKKINPGIKVRRNSIVSPKNNRLRNNEVKLQAKDLLKWKTKRKYGQRWISETVFSAIKRMFGEYTSANRFQNMVKEIMIKVSLYNIFRRI, encoded by the coding sequence GTGATAGACTGGCCCTCTTACAATCGCTCATTAGTTCAACGCGGTGAGATCCTCTTCTCGTATGATTTCCTTGATGGTTGGGGTTCAGAGATAGAGAATATGAATATAAACAAAAAGGGTAAACCATTTGTATTTCCAGATTCTTTCATCTTGGCCATTGGTTACATTCGCTATTTATTTCACCTACCATACAGACAAACCCAAGGTATAATTAAGGCCACAGGAAAAAGGTTACCTGCTAATCCACCAAGTTATGGTCACATCTGTAAACGAATCAACAAGCTAAACATCGATATTAAAAGAGACAAGATGGATGACGATGATGACCTAATAATATCAATAGACAGTACAGGTATCAAGATTACTACCAGAGGTCAGTGGATGGATGAGAAATGGAATACACAAAATAGAAAAGGATATCTCAAGATCCACGTTGCTGTAGACATAAAGACCAGGAAAATCATTGCTTTGGAAGTGACAGATGAGAAGGTACATGATGGGAAAATGCTAAAGAAACTAGTCAATCATGTTTTGGATTCGAGAGAACCAAACACTGTAAAGATAAAATCGGTACTAGCTGATGGAGCCTATGATTCAAATCCAAACTTTGTGTATCTTGAGGACAAAAAGATCAATCCAGGTATAAAGGTAAGAAGGAACTCTATTGTTTCTCCTAAAAACAATAGGTTAAGGAACAACGAAGTAAAGTTACAAGCAAAGGATCTGTTGAAATGGAAGACAAAAAGAAAATACGGACAGAGATGGATATCTGAAACTGTGTTCTCAGCTATAAAGAGAATGTTTGGTGAATACACATCAGCAAACAGGTTTCAAAACATGGTAAAGGAGATCATGATAAAAGTATCATTGTATAACATTTTTAGAAGAATATAA
- a CDS encoding patatin-like phospholipase family protein has protein sequence MKSNVNRALIFQGGGSLGAYEAGVYTAIKESLSKLFKIEGRENEPHFHIVSGTSIGSINAAILVSYVKENKTWEGSGERLVEFWEYLSTRSWVDNIPNFVDYWDSWHKVNSRVASGESARRYFSTKQFIFNGVPKVFVPNKPIHDNRFFDPSNTWYTYDNKPLRESLEKFAKFPISTSLENGEPRLLLVAVDVQEGSPVIFDSYEKEDGTRKSEYGRYGRLKYGGSEKNPENEGFEHIIRYNDGITSDFVLASCSVPVNYDYTKISVETRPLIFEGRDDIIDPENDGKSALKNNNISLHSFWDGGLLANTPLRQTIVSHREYWYKVKKLEYGIPTLRYGIINLHPAKQEYLPTDYDGVVDRKNDIIYHDRTLFDENIAILLSDFAAFAESLIKLAEKKGVSDEELKLLFAEKTKGVYLATGKKLKYEDLLKGRVDVDFVVRLERKNDSHTVSNKTFDFSETTIRQLIQDGYKEAKEQMKGVTQRVQTELR, from the coding sequence GTGAAGTCCAATGTCAATAGAGCACTGATATTTCAGGGGGGAGGTTCACTTGGAGCATACGAAGCTGGAGTTTATACTGCCATCAAGGAGTCTCTGTCAAAATTATTTAAAATTGAAGGTAGGGAAAACGAACCACATTTTCATATCGTATCTGGAACTTCGATAGGTTCGATAAACGCTGCGATTTTGGTAAGCTATGTAAAGGAAAATAAAACATGGGAAGGATCTGGTGAAAGGTTAGTTGAATTTTGGGAGTATCTTTCTACGCGATCCTGGGTAGATAATATTCCAAATTTTGTAGACTATTGGGATTCTTGGCATAAGGTGAATAGTCGAGTCGCATCAGGTGAGTCCGCTAGAAGATATTTTAGCACAAAGCAATTTATTTTTAATGGTGTTCCTAAAGTGTTTGTTCCCAACAAGCCTATACATGACAATCGATTTTTTGACCCTTCAAATACATGGTATACCTATGATAATAAGCCGTTAAGAGAGAGCCTCGAAAAGTTTGCCAAATTTCCTATTTCCACGAGCCTTGAGAATGGAGAACCAAGGCTCTTGCTGGTTGCTGTGGATGTTCAAGAGGGATCTCCGGTAATCTTTGATAGTTATGAAAAGGAAGATGGAACAAGAAAATCCGAATATGGTAGATACGGTAGACTGAAATATGGAGGTTCGGAAAAGAATCCAGAAAATGAAGGGTTTGAACATATCATAAGATATAATGACGGCATTACATCAGACTTTGTACTGGCTAGCTGTTCAGTGCCTGTAAATTATGATTACACTAAGATCAGCGTTGAAACTCGTCCGTTGATATTCGAGGGACGTGACGACATTATAGATCCTGAAAACGACGGAAAATCCGCCTTAAAAAACAATAATATTAGCTTGCACTCTTTTTGGGATGGTGGGCTTTTAGCTAATACACCATTAAGGCAGACGATAGTTTCTCATAGGGAATATTGGTACAAGGTGAAGAAATTAGAATATGGAATTCCCACGCTTAGATATGGTATAATAAATCTTCATCCAGCAAAACAAGAATATCTTCCCACCGACTATGATGGGGTTGTTGACAGAAAGAATGACATTATCTATCACGACAGAACATTGTTTGATGAAAATATCGCAATTCTCCTCTCTGATTTTGCGGCGTTCGCAGAATCTCTAATCAAATTAGCAGAAAAAAAAGGAGTAAGCGATGAGGAACTAAAGCTTCTCTTTGCAGAGAAAACTAAGGGCGTTTATCTTGCAACTGGAAAAAAACTAAAATACGAGGATTTACTGAAGGGTAGGGTAGATGTTGATTTCGTCGTTCGTCTAGAGAGAAAAAACGATAGCCATACTGTTTCAAACAAGACATTTGATTTTTCCGAAACCACAATAAGACAGTTAATACAAGATGGGTACAAAGAGGCTAAGGAGCAGATGAAAGGGGTTACACAAAGGGTCCAAACAGAACTCCGGTAA
- a CDS encoding plastocyanin/azurin family copper-binding protein: protein MTNKSSLPIFTVGFGIMTSMVLISSLSLLYGTESWGNDVYVFATSQQQQQQEKNIIEIAAGGGNYSAPYTMFIPEKVEVNVGQTVNWYNPTDVGEPHTVTFVMDNSTMAGVVSPLAVSNVTTFAALPPNSNNEPIIIPGQNGTNTVIAVNARTFNPVAIDSSGNVEFMNPNANYTMDGTEKYVNSGWFLPKGMEQQFPGAGNTFTVTFEKPGTYNYLCILHPWMTGSITVR, encoded by the coding sequence ATGACCAATAAATCATCTTTACCTATCTTTACAGTAGGATTTGGGATCATGACTTCAATGGTACTCATTTCATCTCTATCGCTTTTATATGGAACTGAATCATGGGGCAACGATGTCTATGTGTTTGCAACCTCACAGCAACAACAACAACAAGAAAAGAACATAATTGAGATTGCAGCTGGTGGAGGCAACTATAGTGCCCCATATACCATGTTTATACCTGAAAAGGTCGAAGTGAATGTAGGTCAAACCGTGAATTGGTATAATCCCACAGATGTAGGCGAACCGCATACAGTAACATTTGTAATGGATAACAGCACAATGGCAGGAGTAGTTTCCCCCTTAGCCGTTTCAAATGTCACAACATTTGCAGCTCTACCCCCAAACTCCAATAACGAGCCAATAATAATACCAGGTCAAAATGGAACCAATACAGTGATTGCCGTAAATGCAAGAACATTCAACCCAGTTGCAATTGACTCCTCCGGGAATGTTGAATTCATGAACCCCAATGCAAACTATACCATGGACGGTACCGAAAAATATGTCAATTCAGGGTGGTTCCTTCCAAAAGGCATGGAGCAACAATTTCCAGGTGCAGGAAACACATTTACAGTAACATTTGAGAAACCTGGAACTTACAACTATCTCTGCATACTGCATCCTTGGATGACCGGAAGTATAACAGTAAGGTGA
- a CDS encoding MFS transporter yields MAKVGDTKDVDSGNTKYKHPNLILWTMGFSIVLVLYVHTSLTPALPSMATEFNVDYSLVTWTLTAYLVSGAAVTIVIGRLADLYGAKKMLLIVFICYTVGVMLAPLAQEFYSLIALRILQGIAVALVPVSIRIAREVFGVKKIPMAQGVILSMYQGGSAVGLVLGAVVVAIGGWEGVFLSAIPFSLILLFLLWKFIPNIGTPTVSNNANGASNGKVKKQKFTELVDIPGLITLVLTISSFMLTFTFLGMGAEGATKFWTFLVLAVASLAAFLIIEKRSKIPLVNLKLAFGKIVLIANMTFLMLGIIQYLIFTTIPTLGQTPEPYGLGMSTASVGLLQLPQALLFVVLGPIVGFMAVKRGNLRFIVPGAIILTIGMFALLAFHDTPLQTAIVLLGFALGGIFITLVPNIMLSFTPKESTGMVSATNATMRIIGGAIGPVISGVFLSLFIVPASDLPGTTDPTPSAMAFNLVFLTGAILSFVTIVLCIMMRRTAIKMGAESEQTKPKQ; encoded by the coding sequence ATGGCCAAAGTAGGCGATACCAAGGATGTTGACAGTGGTAACACCAAATATAAACATCCAAACTTGATTTTATGGACAATGGGATTTAGCATAGTTTTAGTATTGTATGTTCATACATCTTTAACCCCTGCCTTACCCTCGATGGCTACAGAATTTAATGTAGATTATAGTTTAGTCACTTGGACACTTACTGCCTATCTTGTTTCAGGAGCTGCCGTAACTATTGTAATTGGAAGGCTGGCCGACCTCTATGGTGCCAAAAAAATGCTACTTATAGTTTTTATATGTTATACGGTTGGGGTAATGCTTGCTCCTCTAGCTCAAGAGTTCTATTCCCTCATTGCGCTTAGAATATTACAAGGGATAGCTGTAGCGCTTGTACCAGTCAGTATAAGAATCGCAAGAGAAGTTTTTGGAGTAAAGAAAATACCCATGGCTCAGGGCGTAATCTTATCTATGTATCAAGGCGGTAGTGCAGTTGGGCTGGTATTAGGAGCTGTAGTTGTTGCTATTGGAGGTTGGGAAGGAGTATTTCTTTCTGCTATTCCGTTCTCCCTAATCTTATTGTTCCTACTTTGGAAATTTATCCCCAATATTGGAACTCCTACAGTTAGTAATAATGCAAATGGAGCTTCAAATGGCAAAGTCAAGAAACAAAAATTTACAGAACTAGTAGACATACCAGGACTGATTACCCTTGTTCTAACTATTTCATCCTTCATGCTGACTTTTACATTCTTAGGGATGGGGGCAGAGGGAGCTACAAAGTTCTGGACATTTTTGGTATTAGCTGTAGCTTCACTTGCAGCATTCTTGATAATTGAAAAGAGAAGTAAGATCCCCCTTGTTAACCTAAAGTTAGCGTTTGGTAAGATCGTCTTGATCGCCAATATGACTTTTCTAATGCTGGGAATTATTCAGTACTTGATTTTCACTACAATTCCTACTTTAGGTCAAACACCCGAACCGTATGGATTAGGAATGAGTACAGCTAGTGTTGGATTGCTACAATTGCCACAGGCTTTGTTATTCGTAGTTCTTGGCCCTATAGTGGGTTTTATGGCAGTCAAACGTGGTAATCTTAGATTTATCGTACCAGGAGCCATAATCCTTACGATCGGAATGTTTGCTCTACTCGCTTTTCACGATACACCCTTGCAAACAGCAATTGTTCTTCTAGGCTTCGCATTGGGAGGAATCTTTATCACACTCGTACCAAACATAATGCTAAGTTTTACACCAAAGGAGTCAACAGGAATGGTTTCTGCAACAAACGCAACCATGAGAATTATAGGTGGAGCAATTGGCCCTGTGATCTCAGGCGTATTCTTATCCCTTTTTATTGTCCCTGCTTCGGATCTCCCAGGTACAACTGATCCAACGCCTAGTGCAATGGCCTTTAACTTGGTATTCTTGACCGGTGCAATCCTTTCATTTGTTACCATAGTCCTCTGTATAATGATGAGGCGAACCGCAATCAAAATGGGAGCAGAATCAGAGCAAACCAAGCCAAAGCAATAA
- a CDS encoding cation:proton antiporter — protein MVDVFINYLLIVSGYLLIASVVYYYTRNFIIPWVTIMMIAGLIIIAAPQDLAETQEIYSFVEHSLPEIILLIFIPLLVFESARSLKLQDLRKEIIPIGFYAVAGVIITLFLIGIGISVIFGIPLIHALLFGAIVASTDPVAVSTIFKKFPIPYRLNVLIEWESLLNDATSLISFSVISGIVFSSLAFSFVNTSISFVWSMVGSVILGSAIGYAGGKVLNRWKGTEFVSFTLSIAMVIGGYVIADHFLHVSGVVTIVFLALVLIKTHKDLLSEMMQSFHLYWDYLAFMLNALLFYLMGVSMAIYYLHLTDIWSWILITLAPIGIVILARVVLVLGGDALLRIAHVRIPTKWQKVLIYGGLRGGICVALVLSLPTDYEYKALFVTLVFSLILVNLLVNPILLSRYLRKSKLNVDATTDGNS, from the coding sequence ATGGTTGATGTTTTCATTAATTATCTTCTCATAGTATCTGGTTATTTGCTAATAGCTAGCGTTGTTTATTATTATACTCGGAATTTTATTATTCCATGGGTAACCATCATGATGATAGCTGGGCTGATCATAATTGCAGCACCACAAGATCTTGCTGAGACGCAAGAGATTTATAGTTTTGTTGAACACAGCCTACCGGAAATCATTTTGTTAATTTTCATTCCACTTTTGGTTTTTGAATCTGCCAGAAGTTTGAAATTGCAGGATCTTAGAAAAGAAATAATCCCAATTGGATTTTATGCTGTAGCTGGGGTGATCATTACATTGTTCCTGATAGGAATAGGTATTAGTGTAATTTTTGGTATTCCGCTTATCCATGCATTACTCTTTGGAGCCATAGTTGCATCCACCGATCCTGTAGCTGTGTCAACAATCTTTAAGAAGTTTCCCATTCCTTACAGACTTAATGTACTTATAGAGTGGGAATCACTTTTGAATGATGCCACCTCCTTGATTTCTTTTAGTGTCATATCTGGTATCGTATTTTCAAGTCTTGCTTTCTCATTTGTAAATACATCCATTTCTTTCGTTTGGTCCATGGTTGGTTCTGTTATCCTTGGGAGCGCTATAGGGTATGCAGGTGGTAAAGTGCTGAATCGTTGGAAAGGAACTGAATTTGTAAGTTTTACATTGTCAATAGCAATGGTCATTGGAGGATATGTAATAGCGGATCACTTTTTGCACGTCTCAGGTGTAGTAACAATAGTTTTTCTTGCTTTGGTTTTGATAAAAACACATAAGGATCTACTTTCAGAAATGATGCAATCATTTCACTTGTATTGGGATTACCTGGCTTTTATGCTAAATGCACTTTTATTCTATCTAATGGGAGTATCCATGGCGATTTATTATTTACACCTAACTGATATCTGGTCATGGATTCTTATCACCCTTGCCCCAATTGGTATAGTAATACTGGCAAGAGTAGTCCTGGTTCTTGGAGGAGACGCATTATTGCGTATAGCACACGTTAGAATACCTACTAAATGGCAAAAAGTTCTCATATATGGGGGATTGAGAGGCGGAATATGTGTGGCTTTAGTGCTTTCTCTCCCAACTGACTATGAATACAAGGCTCTTTTTGTTACTTTGGTGTTTTCCCTAATCCTAGTTAATCTACTTGTAAATCCAATACTGTTGAGTAGATATTTAAGAAAATCAAAGTTAAATGTGGATGCAACAACAGACGGAAATTCCTAG
- a CDS encoding ester cyclase, with amino-acid sequence MSETDNLNAVTRFIENVCNKGELNEIDELFTEDIIWHGGEYVTGIIDFKQSIKETRETWPDIKFKIQDSFAEENKVVIRWIVAATQEGEFMGIPASHEKFDTYGMEIFHFDGNKIKEVWTVFDALTPAMKMGLVEAVVPEPPK; translated from the coding sequence ATGTCTGAAACCGACAATTTGAATGCTGTCACGAGATTTATAGAAAATGTCTGCAATAAAGGAGAATTGAACGAAATTGATGAATTATTTACTGAAGACATAATTTGGCATGGTGGAGAATATGTTACTGGGATTATCGATTTTAAACAATCTATTAAGGAAACAAGAGAAACATGGCCCGATATAAAATTCAAGATCCAAGATTCATTTGCAGAAGAAAACAAGGTCGTTATTAGATGGATTGTAGCAGCAACACAGGAAGGAGAATTCATGGGAATCCCAGCCAGTCATGAGAAGTTTGATACCTATGGTATGGAGATTTTTCATTTTGATGGTAATAAAATCAAAGAAGTATGGACAGTATTTGATGCACTTACACCCGCAATGAAGATGGGTCTAGTGGAGGCAGTGGTGCCTGAACCTCCTAAATAA